From the Theileria equi strain WA chromosome 4 map unlocalized gcontig_1105316255041, whole genome shotgun sequence genome, one window contains:
- a CDS encoding conserved hypothetical protein (encoded by transcript BEWA_050090A) — MHMSFDMARTKELCKKVVMFLIGFNILQPTFLLFSTSYYVVARFGFPRTEIGTFVNRTNVSITFMAAISAVIMSLYLLWVAPKFGLTKHNHFLSILTTSLAFVFDALVLIAYTCGGATGNITLYYWALVMTAICLGTNQLLCPSVDPKNIPLFSFGIPVSELRVFFYHVIFRHIVAKYNISNIDFKLVTGQLSIAATASFLAAVLWVYCYHDTGHASDGICIEIERTSNYACKVGEQSVDVMVKQEPKVEGFKRYEHSLDGVKPFKISNLSNKNAPVGEVTLPTGTLRKVAVYTNDSDTALLVEILTECSTDKKISVSTYDYFFFNAVVSKWFGYRINDGQEMDSNTLIAVLTRLKVDMMSEIPKDIVEVLEPTNRNTDFWLALKQGYPFMLMFGLSIAFLCAFYPAIVPYKLIDPTRGYYVDLVNIFIRTIPALLNCVICNVDSLKKYSPQCDWREKKGWRFSWLIFIPYLFAILVALLILHYPNLALCKLMKNNTTFVGILTTMIGVSFVTGRSIGLTALPYQKSANIDPLTGKPMSNVASMNTKLMCSCMLMYYALSVVIIPAGNGYHKAYSKYEHDIDHWPTEGYGFWSSLGFWFSDTVKEGGNILGCSFTTDLTRHMSKN, encoded by the coding sequence ATGCACATGTCCTTTGATATGGCGAGGACGAAGGAGCTGTGCAAGAAGGTGGTAATGTTTTTAATTGGGTTCAACATACTGCAGCCTACATTCCTGCTATTCTCCACATCCTACTATGTTGTTGCAAGATTTGGGTTCCCAAGGACAGAAATTGGCACCTTTGTCAACAGGACAAATGTCTCAATCACATTCATGGCTGCGATTTCAGCCGTTATCATGTCTCTGTATCTGCTATGGGTAGCTCCAAAGTTTGGTCTGACTAAACACAACCACTTTTTATCAATCTTGACAACATCTCTAGCATTCGTCTTTGATGCGCTGGTACTAATAGCTTATACTTGTGGAGGAGCAACGGGTAATATCACCCTCTACTACTGGGCATTGGTTATGACTGCGATTTGTCTCGGCACCAACCAACTGCTCTGTCCCTCAGTTGACCCAAAGAACATTCCACTCTTCTCTTTTGGCATTCCTGTGTCTGAATTGCGGGTGTTTTTTTACCACGTAATATTCAGGCATATTGTTGCAAAGTATAACATTTCCAACATTGACTTTAAGCTCGTGACTGGTCAGCTTTCCATAGCCGCTACTGCATCGTTTTTAGCTGCCGTCTTATGGGTGTATTGCTACCATGATACGGGGCATGCATCAGATGGAATTTGCATAGAGATTGAAAGGACCTCCAACTATGCATGCAAGGTTGGTGAGCAAAGCGTTGATGTCATGGTAAAACAGGAGCCCAAAGTTGAGGGATTCAAAAGGTACGAGCATTCTCTGGATGGTGTAAAaccttttaaaatatcaaatctATCGAATAAAAATGCACCCGTTGGAGAAGTTACGCTGCCCACTGGCACACTGCGCAAAGTCGCTGTTTATACGAATGACTCGGATACAGCTCTCCTTGTGGAGATCCTTACAGAGTGCAGTACAGACAAAAAAATCTCAGTGTCTACTTATGACTACTTTTTTTTCAATGCAGTTGTTTCAAAATGGTTTGGCTACAGAATAAACGATGGCCAAGAAATGGATAGTAACACTTTAATCGCAGTATTAACAAGACTTAAAGTTGACATGATGAGCGAGATCCCAAAGGACATTGTGGAGGTTCTTGAACCCACAAATAGAAACACGGACTTTTGGCTTGCTCTCAAGCAAGGATACCCGTTCATGCTAATGTTTGGACTGTCAATAGCGTTCCTTTGTGCATTTTATCCCGCTATAGTCCCGTACAAACTTATAGATCCAACACGTGGCTACTATGTAGACCTCGTTAACATTTTCATTCGCACGATACCAGCTCTTTTGAACTGCGTAATATGCAATGTGGACTCCCTAAAGAAGTACTCTCCACAATGTGATTGGAGAGAGAAAAAGGGATGGAGGTTCTCGTGGCTCATTTTTATCCCATATTTGTTTGCAATTCTTGTTGCTCTTCtcattcttcattatccaaatTTGGCACTGTGCAAGCTCATGAAAAACAATACGACGTTCGTGGGAATACTGACAACAATGATTGGTGTTAGCTTTGTTACTGGTAGGTCTATTGGATTAACGGCTCTGCCATACCAGAAAAGCGCCAATATAGACCCACTGACCGGGAAGCCCATGAGCAATGTCGCCAGCATGAATACAAAACTAATGTGTTCATGCATGCTCATGTATTATGCACTTTCTGTTGTTATAATTCCAGCTGGAAACGGCTATCACAAAGCgtattccaagtatgagcatgataTAGACCACTGGCCGACAGAGGGCTACGGTTTCTGGAGCTCACTCGGATTTTGGTTCTCCGATACAGTGAAAGAGGGAGGGAATATTTTGGGATGCTCCTTTACCACTGATTTAACTAGGCATATGTCTAAAAACTAA
- a CDS encoding hypothetical protein (encoded by transcript BEWA_050100A): MVGESREDASLNIGHPSRLICKSFDYTFAGNAVQLIVPNKGVSVSKLMNGSEEVWTAEEEEAFDHAEIYLNRDGRAELAVLILRTSSGLSRRDYARDENGWAVCDNSEDKMLSLVVITQCISNFELDLSASSDTKECTIFQVELLGVTTKHFYPKPGHVSSRLMMVQ; this comes from the coding sequence ATGGTTGGAGAATCTAGAGAGGATGCTTCTCTAAATATTGGTCATCCGAGTAGATTAATATGTAAGTCTTTTGACTATACTTTCGCTGGTAATGCTGTTCAACTCATTGTTCCTAATAAAGGTGTTTCTGTATCAAAACTCATGAATGGTAGTGAAGAAGTGTGGACCGctgaggaggaagaagcgTTTGACCATGCGGAGATATACCTTAATAGGGATGGCAGAGCAGAACTTGCAGTTTTAATATTAAGAACATCTTCTGGCCTATCACGAAGAGATTACGCAAgggatgaaaatggatgGGCGGTCTGTGATAATAGTGAAGACAAGATGCTAAGCTTAGTGGTTATTACTCAGTGTATCTCAAACTTTGAACTCGACCTCTCTGCTTCTAGTGATACTAAAGAATGCACTATTTTCCAGGTAGAGTTACTGGGAGTCACTACCAAGCACTTTTACCCTAAACCTGGCCATGTCTCATCAAGGTTAATGATGGTACAATAA
- a CDS encoding hypothetical protein (encoded by transcript BEWA_050110A), producing MASAESIADSVEVEVNVDLDIVDENVQSREQECNLGTCEGACSHQDFKTSESLEAQYSPSDANETLSNAEHDGQQDGEYEGCEGNEQVEGEYNECKEIVEALMENKQKNMDSEDEDEKEMDEEQEDSMTNYAESTNQTSDNGDSELGENIQDVLNKIEGMDECELEQMIDQLEAFELDDSDVSIPVSESTQRGSNDGTTTPSKSIVKTKKLNWEAKASTPGYMLSSISRLQNVDDICRARMAARERIQQKAQERIEATASKAKIEKERIKKEIQDKKKAEAAARANVVAAERERVIAAKKKQEEHLERLKKQMSERNRKEAVDKKKMMEEVENKRKELAKARMEALREKKPMNVGSTISKSSLIQTK from the coding sequence ATGGCAAGCGCCGAAAGTATTGCTGACAGCGTCGAGGTCGAGGTCAACGTAGATCTCGATATCGTTGACGAAAATGTCCAATCCCGTGAACAAGAGTGCAATCTTGGCACCTGCGAAGGTGCATGCAGTCACCAAGACTTCAAAACCTCAGAGTCACTAGAAGCCCAGTACTCACCCTCCGATGCCAACGAAACACTCTCCAACGCCGAACATGATGGACAGCAGGATGGTGAATATGAGGGATGTGAAGGGAACGAACAAGTGGAAGGGGAATATAATGAATGCAAAGAAATTGTAGAGGCTCTGATGGAGAATAAGCAGAAGAACATGGACTCAGAAGAcgaggatgaaaaggaaatggatgaagaacAGGAGGACTCCATGACAAACTACGCCGAATCCACCAATCAGACCTCTGATAATGGAGATAGCGAGCTCGGAGAAAACATCCAGGACGTGCTAAACAAAATTGAAGGGATGGATGAATGCGAGTTGGAGCAAATGATTGACCAGCTTGAAGCCTTTGAGTTGGACGATTCCGATGTTTCCATTCCAGTCTCCGAGAGCACACAAAGGGGAAGTAACGATGGAACCACGACCCCAAGCAAAAGTATTGTCAAGACTAAAAAGCTCAACTGGGAAGCAAAGGCCTCAACTCCGGGCTACATGCTTTCGTCCATCAGTAGACTCCAAAATGTAGATGACATTTGCAGAGCAAGAATGGCGGCAAGGGAAAGGATACAACAGAAGGCTCAAGAAAGGATCGAAGCAACTGCTAGCAAGGCAAAGATTGAAAAGGAACGCATCAAAAAGGAGATTCAGGACAAGAAAAAAGCAGAAGCCGCCGCCAGGGCAAATGTTGTAGCTGCCGAACGTGAGAGGGTAATTGCCGCAAAAAAGAAACAGGAAGAACATCTTGAAAGACTCAAGAAACAAATGTCTGAAAGGAACCGTAAAGAAGCCGTTGataagaagaaaatgatggaagaagttgaaaacaaaaggaAGGAACTCGCCAAGGCAAGAATGGAAGCTCTCAGGGAAAAGAAACCTATGAATGTCGGAAGCACTATATCTAAGAGTTCTCTCATCCAAACAAAATGA
- a CDS encoding conserved hypothetical protein (encoded by transcript BEWA_050120A), whose protein sequence is MSESDQNSGESQTNIDTKSDVAKDGEKAVKDRGIENVVRAYNVPVDFTISKLEDLILSECPSVKLRQIISPSLWEEKLDVSWKIICANRKSYDALLAKEDIWLTRDKKDKQTHAITFVPGDALDIAHVPSKVDEQMLVNAYNNEMKRNVPKNEGLCD, encoded by the coding sequence ATGAGCGAATCAGACCAAAATTCTGGAGAATCACAGACTAATATTGACACTAAATCGGATGTTGCAAAGGATGGCGAAAAGGCGGTCAAGGACAGAGGCATAGAGAACGTCGTGAGGGCGTACAACGTCCCGGTGGACTTTACCATCTCAAAACTCGAGGATTTGATACTGTCAGAGTGCCCTTCGGTCAAGCTTCGCCAGATCATCTCGCCATCGCTCTGGGAGGAGAAGCTGGACGTCTCGTGGAAGATCATTTGCGCCAATCGCAAGTCCTACGACGCACTCCTGGCCAAGGAGGACATTTGGCTGACCAGAGACAAGAAGGATAAGCAGACCCACGCCATCACATTCGTCCCAGGAGACGCCCTGGATATTGCACATGTGCCCTCAAAGGTGGATGAACAAATGCTCGTTAACGCGTATAATAATGAGATGAAGCGaaatgtcccgaagaatgagggactatGCGACTAG
- a CDS encoding hypothetical protein (encoded by transcript BEWA_050130A), whose product MVRPEESIRKVVKENTNIWTGFIDHSRSGGDRPTVPYIEKRFYCVTFLKNGEPKAILVKVDDAHGSYKDKTGCRGKPGWSNTSTYNYTKKLETLKINTDPPKKFTLDISSLKEDERFKLVKEEKNGVTTHFFATKQGHSIENIMDGETKICELNESFGSFLCEVHSKGDHKLVRVHAEQRYIITFGWYEKSSGTWTAIKEKEFFKKLDEL is encoded by the coding sequence ATGGTGAGGCCAGAGGAAAGTATTCGAAAGGTTGTCAaggaaaatacaaacataTGGACGGGTTTTATTGATCATTCAAGATCAGGTGGAGATAGACCAACTGTACCATATATAGAAAAGCGTTTTTACTGTGTAACCTTCCTAAAGAACGGTGAGCCAAAAGCTATTCTAGTTAAGGTAGATGACGCTCATGGATCATACAAAGATAAAACTGGATGTCGTGGTAAACCGGGTTGGAGTAATACAAGTACTTATAACTATACGAAAAAGCTTGAAACCTTGAAAATAAATACagatcctccaaaaaagtTTACTTTGGATATCTCTTCTctcaaggaagatgaaagGTTTAAGCttgtaaaggaagagaagaatggTGTCACTACCCACTTCTTTGCCACCAAGCAAGGCCATTCTATCGAGAATATTATGGACGGAGAAACTAAAATATGTGAATTAAATGAGAGTTTCGGATCTTTCCTCTGCGAGGTTCATTCTAAAGGTGACCATAAACTTGTGAGAGTACATGCAGAACAGAGATATATCATTACATTTGGCTGGTATGAAAAGTCTAGTGGTACGTGGACTGCCATAAAAGAGAAGGAATTCTTCAAGAAACTTGATGAGCTGTGA